Proteins co-encoded in one Metabacillus sp. KUDC1714 genomic window:
- the pepF gene encoding oligoendopeptidase F, whose amino-acid sequence MAEQTAVKKLPTRSEIKTEDTWRLEDIFESDKAWEKEYEEIKAALPKLAEFKGKLGESANTLFEALTYQDKVMERLGKLYTYAHMRYDQDTTNSSYQALNDRARNLYTQASSISSYIVPELLTIDEAKIKQFLEEKEELKLYEHSLDEINRQRPHVLSAEQEELLAQASEVLGSSSNTFGMLNNADLTFPSIKDENGEEVEITHGRYIRFLESEDRRVREEAFKAVYKTYGGFKNTFASTLSGTVKKDNFSAKVRNYESARQAALSSDNIPESVYENLISTVHKHLDLLQRYVKLRKEVLKLDEVHMYDLYTPLIKDVKMEVSYDEAQDYILKGLEPLGKEYTSILKEGFENRWVDIHENKGKRSGAYSSGTYGTNPYILMNWQDNVNNLFTLAHEFGHSVHSYYTRKTQPYPYGNYSIFVAEVASTCNEALLNHYLLNTIEDEKERLYLLNHFLEGFRGTVFRQTMFAEFEHIIHQKAQDGEPLTPELLTQTYYELNKKYFGDDIVVDEEIGLEWSRIPHFYYNYYVYQYATGYSAATALSNQILEEGQPAVDRYLEFLKAGSSDYPIEVLKKAGVDMTSSAPIEEACKVFEEKLNEMEELLTKMNN is encoded by the coding sequence ATGGCAGAACAAACTGCAGTAAAAAAACTACCAACTAGAAGCGAAATTAAAACAGAGGATACGTGGAGATTAGAGGACATTTTTGAAAGCGACAAAGCATGGGAGAAAGAATATGAAGAAATAAAAGCGGCTTTGCCAAAGCTAGCAGAATTTAAAGGTAAGCTTGGTGAAAGTGCGAACACGTTATTTGAAGCACTTACGTATCAAGATAAGGTAATGGAGCGTCTTGGCAAACTTTATACATATGCACACATGAGATATGATCAAGACACGACAAACTCAAGCTATCAAGCTTTAAATGATCGTGCAAGAAATTTATATACACAAGCATCAAGCATAAGTTCATATATTGTCCCAGAGCTTTTAACAATTGATGAGGCAAAGATTAAACAATTTTTAGAGGAAAAAGAAGAATTAAAGCTTTATGAGCATTCTCTCGATGAAATTAACCGTCAACGCCCACATGTATTATCTGCTGAACAAGAGGAATTATTAGCACAAGCATCTGAGGTTCTTGGCTCCTCTAGTAATACATTTGGAATGTTAAATAATGCGGACCTAACTTTCCCAAGCATTAAGGATGAAAATGGTGAGGAAGTTGAAATAACTCATGGCCGCTACATTCGTTTCTTAGAAAGTGAAGACCGCAGAGTACGTGAAGAAGCATTTAAAGCTGTATATAAAACATATGGTGGGTTTAAAAATACATTTGCAAGTACTTTAAGCGGTACTGTGAAAAAGGATAATTTCAGCGCGAAGGTTCGAAATTATGAATCAGCAAGACAAGCTGCATTAAGCAGTGATAATATTCCAGAGTCTGTTTACGAAAACCTAATTAGTACAGTTCATAAGCATCTAGATCTTCTGCAACGTTATGTAAAGCTGCGTAAAGAAGTATTAAAACTGGATGAAGTTCATATGTACGATCTTTATACACCTCTCATTAAAGATGTAAAGATGGAAGTCAGCTATGATGAAGCACAGGATTATATATTAAAAGGTCTTGAACCATTAGGTAAAGAGTATACCTCTATTTTAAAAGAAGGTTTTGAAAATCGTTGGGTTGATATTCATGAGAACAAAGGGAAAAGAAGTGGTGCTTATTCATCAGGGACTTATGGGACGAATCCGTATATCCTTATGAATTGGCAGGATAATGTAAATAATCTATTTACACTAGCACATGAATTTGGTCATTCTGTTCATAGCTACTATACTCGCAAAACTCAACCATATCCATATGGTAACTATTCAATTTTTGTGGCAGAGGTTGCATCAACATGTAATGAAGCTTTGTTAAATCATTATTTATTAAATACTATCGAGGATGAAAAAGAACGTCTCTACTTATTAAATCATTTCCTTGAAGGCTTCAGAGGCACAGTATTCCGCCAAACAATGTTCGCAGAATTTGAACATATTATTCACCAAAAAGCTCAAGATGGAGAACCATTAACACCTGAGTTATTGACACAAACATATTATGAGTTAAACAAAAAATATTTCGGTGATGACATTGTAGTTGATGAAGAAATAGGTCTTGAATGGTCTAGAATTCCTCATTTCTACTATAATTACTATGTATATCAGTACGCAACAGGCTATAGTGCTGCAACTGCCTTAAGCAATCAAATCCTAGAAGAAGGTCAACCAGCAGTTGATCGTTATCTTGAATTTTTGAAAGCAGGTAGCTCTGATTACCCAATAGAAGTACTTAAAAAAGCTGGCGTTGATATGACATCCTCTGCTCCAATTGAAGAAGCTTGTAAAGTATTCGAAGAGAAGCTAAATGAGATGGAAGAGCTTTTAACAAAAATGAATAATTAA